A genome region from Streptomyces sp. NBC_01296 includes the following:
- a CDS encoding class F sortase, whose translation MGRGQAGRGGLVALTACVGIWLVGSGSGQSVGPPLPSPAEALSGRASYPGSIDPLPGSPPTRIRIPSIRVDAPLTGLGLGRDGSIEVPPPARRDLAGWYRDGTTPGAVGTAVVVGHVDHADGPAVFYHLGALHRGAAIEVPREDGRTAVFTVHAVEVYDAEHFPDTRVYGPSPRAELRVITCGGGFSPRTGYRGNVVVFAHLTGTY comes from the coding sequence ATGGGCAGAGGCCAGGCCGGCCGCGGCGGGCTCGTCGCGCTCACCGCCTGTGTCGGCATCTGGCTCGTCGGCAGCGGATCCGGCCAGTCCGTCGGGCCCCCGCTGCCCTCCCCCGCAGAGGCGCTGAGCGGCCGGGCGAGCTACCCCGGCAGCATCGACCCGCTCCCCGGATCCCCGCCGACCCGGATCCGGATCCCGTCGATCCGGGTCGACGCCCCGCTGACCGGGCTGGGCCTGGGGCGCGACGGCAGCATCGAGGTGCCCCCGCCCGCGCGCCGCGACCTGGCGGGCTGGTACCGGGACGGCACCACCCCCGGCGCCGTCGGCACCGCCGTCGTCGTCGGGCACGTCGACCACGCCGACGGCCCGGCGGTCTTCTACCACCTGGGTGCACTGCACCGCGGAGCCGCGATCGAGGTGCCGCGCGAGGACGGACGCACGGCCGTGTTCACCGTCCACGCGGTCGAGGTCTACGACGCCGAGCACTTTCCCGACACCCGTGTGTACGGGCCCTCGCCGCGGGCCGAGCTCCGGGTGATCACCTGCGGCGGGGGCTTCTCGCCGCGTACCGGCTACCGGGGCAACGTGGTCGTCTTCGCCCACCTGACCGGCACGTACTAG
- a CDS encoding NAD(P)/FAD-dependent oxidoreductase translates to MTSEQQRVVVIGGGLAGLRLAARLGAGAGTSAGAGGGTDVTVLGEESHVPYNRVLLADVLAGRYAPEVTALPAPGRALRRGVRAVRIDRADRTVRCDDGSTERYDTLVLATGSNAVLPPLRGLFEPEGRELPDGVHAFRTMDDCLALSAAVAVREGVRAVVIGGGLLGVSAARALAERGAQVVLAQQGERLMERQLDADASALLHTHLTALGIEIHTECRVRGLTTTQDTGRRQVTGVEFADGYRLDADVVVLACGVRPRTGLALAAGLEVRTGIVVDDRLRTGDPRIHAIGDCAEHAGRVYGLAGPALEQADALAAQLTGATGTTAAAPAYTGTRALTRLTLTTPGGAGAGTGPLDLAAFGETTPLPGDDVVRLADATRRTYRKVVVRGDRLVGGVLLGELSSVGALARSWEDAEDLTDLFHLLTDDGGS, encoded by the coding sequence ATGACATCGGAGCAGCAGCGTGTGGTGGTGATCGGCGGCGGCCTCGCGGGCCTGCGGCTCGCTGCGCGGCTGGGCGCGGGCGCAGGCACAAGCGCAGGTGCCGGTGGCGGTACGGATGTGACGGTCCTCGGCGAGGAGTCGCACGTCCCGTACAACCGGGTCCTGCTGGCGGACGTGCTCGCGGGCCGGTACGCACCGGAGGTGACCGCCCTCCCGGCTCCCGGGCGGGCGCTGCGGCGCGGTGTCCGGGCGGTTCGCATCGACCGCGCCGACCGGACGGTCCGCTGCGACGACGGCAGCACGGAGCGGTACGACACGCTGGTCCTGGCCACGGGCTCCAACGCGGTCCTCCCGCCGCTGCGCGGGCTGTTCGAACCGGAGGGCCGGGAACTGCCCGACGGGGTCCACGCGTTCCGCACCATGGACGACTGCCTGGCCCTGTCGGCCGCCGTGGCCGTACGGGAGGGCGTGCGCGCGGTGGTGATCGGCGGCGGCCTCCTCGGCGTCTCGGCGGCCCGCGCCCTGGCCGAACGCGGCGCCCAGGTGGTCCTGGCCCAGCAGGGCGAACGGCTGATGGAACGCCAGCTGGACGCGGACGCCTCGGCGCTGCTGCACACCCACCTGACCGCCCTCGGCATCGAGATCCACACGGAATGCCGGGTCCGCGGCCTGACGACCACGCAGGACACCGGCCGACGGCAGGTCACCGGGGTGGAGTTCGCCGACGGGTACCGGCTCGATGCCGATGTCGTCGTGCTCGCCTGCGGCGTGCGGCCCCGGACCGGGCTCGCGCTCGCCGCCGGGCTCGAGGTCCGCACCGGGATCGTCGTGGACGACCGGCTGCGGACCGGCGACCCCCGCATCCACGCCATCGGCGACTGCGCCGAGCACGCCGGCCGGGTGTACGGCCTCGCGGGCCCCGCGCTGGAGCAGGCCGACGCCCTCGCCGCGCAGCTCACCGGCGCCACGGGCACCACCGCCGCCGCCCCCGCTTACACCGGAACCCGCGCCCTCACCCGCCTCACCCTCACCACCCCCGGGGGCGCCGGAGCCGGCACCGGGCCCCTCGATCTCGCCGCCTTCGGCGAGACCACCCCGCTCCCCGGCGACGACGTGGTCCGCCTCGCCGACGCCACCCGCCGGACCTACCGGAAGGTCGTCGTCCGCGGCGACCGCCTCGTCGGCGGCGTCCTCCTCGGCGAACTCTCCAGTGTGGGCGCCCTCGCCCGCAGCTGGGAGGACGCGGAGGACCTGACCGACCTGTTCCACCTGCTCACCGACGACGGAGGCTCCTGA
- a CDS encoding sulfite exporter TauE/SafE family protein encodes MPDISMTMIIVLCVAAAAAGWIDAVVGGGGLLLLPALLLGLPNAHPAAVLGTNKAVAIVGTTGAAVTYVRKAPVDVKLAVRIGLAALAGSMGGAALAGGISKDALRPLIMGVLVIVAGVVIFKPGFGTAPSAAPVSRQRVLLAIGLAGLGIGFYDGLIGPGTGTFLVLALTALLHLDLVTASATAKIVNCCTNAGALAMFAYQGMVLWQLAALMAVFNLAGGMIGARMALKKGSGFVRGVLLTVVGALVIKLGLEQWG; translated from the coding sequence GTGCCTGACATATCAATGACGATGATCATCGTGCTGTGCGTGGCCGCAGCCGCGGCCGGCTGGATCGACGCGGTGGTGGGCGGCGGCGGGCTGCTGCTCCTGCCCGCCCTGCTCCTCGGCCTGCCGAACGCCCACCCCGCCGCCGTGCTCGGCACCAACAAGGCCGTGGCCATCGTCGGCACCACGGGCGCGGCGGTGACGTACGTACGCAAGGCCCCGGTGGACGTGAAGCTCGCCGTCCGGATCGGCCTGGCCGCGCTCGCCGGCTCCATGGGCGGCGCCGCGCTGGCCGGCGGGATCAGCAAGGACGCCCTCCGCCCGCTGATCATGGGAGTGCTCGTGATCGTCGCGGGCGTCGTGATCTTCAAGCCGGGCTTCGGAACCGCACCCTCGGCCGCGCCCGTCAGCCGGCAGCGGGTGCTCCTCGCCATCGGGCTCGCCGGCCTCGGCATCGGCTTCTACGACGGGCTCATCGGGCCCGGCACCGGCACCTTCCTGGTGCTCGCCCTCACCGCGCTGCTCCACCTCGACCTGGTCACCGCCTCCGCCACCGCCAAGATCGTCAACTGCTGTACGAACGCCGGGGCGCTCGCGATGTTCGCGTACCAGGGCATGGTGCTGTGGCAGCTGGCCGCGCTGATGGCGGTGTTCAACCTGGCCGGCGGCATGATCGGGGCCCGGATGGCGCTGAAGAAGGGGAGCGGGTTCGTCCGCGGCGTGCTGCTGACCGTGGTGGGCGCGCTGGTGATCAAGCTCGGTCTGGAGCAGTGGGGCTGA
- a CDS encoding ferric reductase-like transmembrane domain-containing protein — MRDAAMGVRGGMLGGAGVVALLWAAQVRPSARLDALFATAAHLTGLLAGYGVLVLLFLMARVPAVEHGVGADRLARWHALGGRHVLLFCFGHALFALCGYAAHQGVDVVSAVRELFGYPAVAAAFAGTALLAAVGVSSARAVRRRVSHETWRGVHLLVHLAASLAFGHQLAGPDLALAGWFWALAHATVAVLLLWYRAVVPVRQALRHALRVGEVRVEGPGVVSVVVYGEHLAELRAEPGQFLRWRFLQRRLWHTALPFSLSAPVQGRALRITVKALGGHSRRIRRLRPGTRVIATGPFGALTAARRTRPKVLLIAGGVGITPMRALFETLPGGPGEITLLYRAGAEEHLVLRSELEAIAAERQAGLHYLLGPSDAWGTSQRKLGEIRWPRRRCSRWCRTWPGTTCTSAGRRGWPRSRRARCCGPGCRPHASIPSASASDPDLHPRGRRAMRHPLHVPLSVPVGAVAFAAPAPAPALVPAPVPPARRAQARRRKPRRLAAGLGLAGVLAATVLTATVDPAAPVAPDRVPARESSTFAQVSGD; from the coding sequence ATGCGAGATGCGGCGATGGGGGTCAGGGGCGGGATGCTGGGCGGGGCGGGGGTGGTGGCGCTGCTCTGGGCGGCCCAGGTGCGTCCCTCCGCCCGGCTCGACGCGCTGTTCGCGACCGCCGCCCACCTGACCGGCCTGCTCGCCGGGTACGGGGTGCTGGTGCTGCTCTTCCTGATGGCCCGGGTGCCCGCCGTCGAGCACGGGGTCGGCGCCGACCGGCTCGCCCGCTGGCACGCCCTGGGCGGCCGGCACGTGTTGCTGTTCTGCTTCGGGCACGCGCTCTTCGCCCTGTGCGGATACGCCGCCCACCAGGGCGTCGACGTGGTCTCCGCCGTCCGGGAGCTGTTCGGCTACCCCGCGGTGGCCGCCGCTTTCGCCGGGACGGCCCTGCTGGCCGCCGTCGGGGTGAGCTCCGCCCGGGCCGTACGCCGCCGGGTCAGCCACGAAACCTGGCGCGGGGTCCACCTCCTCGTCCATCTCGCCGCCTCCCTGGCCTTCGGCCACCAGCTCGCCGGGCCCGATCTCGCCCTGGCCGGCTGGTTCTGGGCCCTCGCCCACGCCACCGTCGCCGTCCTGCTGCTCTGGTACCGGGCCGTGGTCCCCGTACGGCAGGCCCTGCGGCATGCGCTGCGGGTGGGCGAGGTGCGGGTCGAGGGGCCCGGGGTGGTCTCCGTCGTCGTGTACGGGGAGCACCTGGCGGAACTGCGCGCGGAGCCGGGCCAGTTCCTGCGCTGGCGGTTCCTGCAGCGCCGCCTGTGGCACACCGCCCTGCCGTTCTCGCTGTCCGCGCCGGTCCAGGGCCGCGCCCTGCGGATCACCGTGAAGGCGCTCGGCGGGCACTCCCGCCGGATCCGCCGGCTGCGGCCCGGGACCAGGGTCATCGCCACCGGGCCGTTCGGTGCGCTCACAGCCGCCCGGCGGACCCGGCCCAAGGTGCTGCTGATCGCGGGCGGGGTCGGCATCACCCCGATGCGGGCGCTGTTCGAGACGCTGCCCGGCGGGCCGGGGGAGATCACCCTGCTCTACCGGGCCGGGGCCGAGGAGCACCTCGTACTGCGGTCCGAGCTGGAGGCCATCGCCGCCGAGCGGCAGGCCGGGCTGCACTACCTGCTCGGGCCCTCGGACGCCTGGGGCACCTCCCAGCGGAAGCTGGGGGAGATCCGCTGGCCCCGCAGGCGCTGCTCGCGCTGGTGCCGGACCTGGCCGGGCACGACGTGTACCTCTGCGGGCCGCCGGGGATGGCCGAGGTCACGCAGAGCGCGCTGCTGCGGGCCGGGGTGCCGGCCGCACGCATCCATTCCGAGTGCTTCAGCTTCTGACCCCGACCTGCATCCGAGAGGCCGCCGCGCCATGCGCCATCCGCTGCACGTTCCCCTGTCCGTACCGGTCGGGGCCGTTGCATTCGCCGCTCCCGCTCCCGCTCCCGCTCTCGTTCCCGCTCCCGTTCCGCCGGCCCGCAGGGCGCAGGCCCGCCGCCGCAAGCCGCGCCGGCTCGCGGCCGGGCTGGGGCTGGCCGGTGTGCTGGCCGCGACCGTGCTGACGGCGACGGTGGACCCGGCGGCTCCGGTGGCTCCGGACCGGGTACCGGCCCGGGAAAGCTCAACCTTTGCGCAAGTTTCCGGGGATTGA
- the cutA gene encoding divalent-cation tolerance protein CutA produces MTSADRPSPSPPPTPLDPELGVLTVLTTVDSAEAAAAVARGAVEARLAACAQISGPVTSVHHWKDALETSQEWQVLFKTTTAAYPALEARLTAGHPYDTPEIIATPVVRGSADYLAWVAEEVTAG; encoded by the coding sequence GTGACATCAGCCGATCGGCCGTCGCCGTCGCCGCCACCGACGCCGTTGGATCCGGAGCTCGGGGTGCTCACCGTCCTGACCACGGTGGACTCGGCGGAGGCGGCCGCGGCGGTCGCCCGCGGTGCGGTGGAGGCGCGGCTGGCCGCCTGCGCGCAGATCTCCGGGCCGGTGACCTCCGTCCACCACTGGAAGGACGCGCTGGAGACCTCCCAGGAATGGCAGGTGCTGTTCAAGACCACCACGGCCGCCTACCCGGCCCTGGAAGCGCGGCTGACCGCCGGGCACCCGTACGACACGCCGGAGATCATCGCCACCCCGGTGGTGCGGGGCAGCGCGGACTACCTGGCGTGGGTCGCGGAGGAGGTGACGGCCGGATGA